Genomic DNA from Fimbriimonas ginsengisoli Gsoil 348:
GTCGGGGGTCGGCTGCAGCCCGGGAAGGCCGGTAACCTCGGTCCAGCGGCGGTTAACCCACCGCGTATATCCTTTGCCGTCGAGCACCCACACGAGGCAAGGCACCAGGTTCGCCAGGCGCTCGTATCGCGCCTCGATCTCTTTGCTTTCCGTGATGTCGATCCCCACGCCGTGGACCCACGCCGGCTTGCCCGAGGCGTCGAACGAGGCGCGCCCGCGTCCTTCCATCCATCGCCAACCCCCGTCGGCGTGCCGGAAACGGAACTCCATTCGGTAATCCTCTCCGGTTCTAAGTGCCTTTCGCACCGTCTCAGCGACGCGCTCGACGTCGTCGGGATGGACCAGCTTTTCGAACTCGACCCGTCCCTTATCGCCGGCGAACGCCCCCGGTTCGAGCCCAAAGAGCGCCTCCAACTCCGGTGACCACTTGATGACGTCCGGTTCGACGCTTCTCGACCAGTAACCCATGCGCCCACCGAGCAGCGCCAGCGATAGCGAGCGCCGCGCGTCGCGCAGTTCCTCTTCCGCCTGCCGGCGCTCCGTAATGTTTTGCGCCAATCCCACGAACCGGATCGCCTTTCCGGCCTCGTTTCTCACCACGGTTGCCCGGAGCGAAATCCACCGGGCTTCTCCTTCCATATTGCGAATCAGAATCTCTTCGTTCAGCTCGGAGGTTTCGTCGACCGCCTTCACCGTCGCCATGTAGATTCTCTTTTGGTCCGCCGGGTCGATCCGCTCGAAGAACACCGTCCGGCTTGGCGCCACATCCGACGGAATTCCGGTGATTTCATGCATCTCGCGAGACCAGGTCATCAAATCCGTGGCCAAATCCCACTCCCAGATCGAGGCTCGCGCTCCCTGCAGCGCGAGCGCCAGGCGCGCTTCCGCGCGCTTTCGTTCCGAGATGTCGCGGAAGTAAACGGCGAGGCCGGAGGGCGAGGGATACGCATGAATCTGCAGCCAGATGTCCGCCTGAGTAATCGCAAACTCAAAGTGGATCGCCGTCTGCTCTCGCATAGCCCGGCGAAACTCCAGCTCGACCTTGGTGCCGACCAGTTGAGGAAAGAGCTCCCACTGGCTGATCCCGATCAGCTCCTCTGGTTTCCGTTGGAGCATTTCCGAGGCCACGCGATTCGCGTAAGTGAACCGGAACTCGGTATCGAAGGCGACGAACGCGTCGGTCGTGCTCTCAAAAAACGACTCCACCGGCGACTTCGGGACCTCGACGGAAGGCGACGCGGGCTCTTCCAAATGAACGCCGGCCCAACCCTGTAACGTCCCGGCTTCGTCCTTGATCGGGTTCGCCCGAACGCAGACCGTTCGCCGTTCTCCTAAGGCGGTCAAGTAGGTGTGCCGACGTTCGAACGGCTCACCGGCCGCGATCCCGGATCGCCAGGTCCGCTCTTGCAGGTTGCGCACCTCGGGAGATAGCCACTGGATCCAGCCGTCGCCCAACACGTCCTCAAACGAACGGCCGATCATCTCCAAGAGTGCGGAGTCGACGTACGTCAATCGGCCCTGCGCATCGCTTGCCCATGCACCCAACCCGCACGCGCCGATGGCCGCCAACAGAGCTTCCCGACTCAGTTCTTGGCTATCCGCCTCGTGCGTTCTTTCCAACCTCTCCCCAGAAGCTTCGATAGCGGTTCGTTCAACCTTTCGCGTCCCGACTCACGACGATAAATTTCGTACCCACAGGATAACCCACCTGCCGATTTATCTAAGATTCTCCGCGACCGCAGCCAAAGTCTCTCCTTCCCGTTCACGAAGTACTTCATCGGCGATCGTCCGCTCCTAAGAATCTTTCCGCCGAGCGTCGTCGATCCCGAATCTAATTGCCGCTATAGTAGCGGTAGCATGCTTTTCCTTTCCCCTATACTTCTCGCTATGACATCGATGTCGGGGATTATCGAGCCGGGGGCGACGCTTCAGCAGCTTGGGACCGGATATTCCTTCACCGAAGGACCGGCGGTCGACAAACACGGGAATGTGTACTTCACCGACCAGCCGAACGACCGGATCATGCGCTGGGACGTCGACGGGACGATCACGGAGTGGAAGAAGCCGGCCGGCCGGTCCAACGGAATGACGTTCGACCACAAAGGAAACCTGATCTCCTGCGCCGACGGCGGCAACGAGCTCTGGAGCATCGCGCCCGATGGCAAGGTAACGGTTTTGGTCAAGGACTTCGGCGGCAAGCTGCTGAACGGACCGAACGACGTCTGGGTCCGCCCCGATAACGGCATGTATTTCACCGATCCACTCTACGTCCGCGACTATTGGACCCGAGACCCGGCGATGCAGCAAACCGGCCGTAACGTCTATTTCCTCTCCGCCGACCATAAGGTGCTGCGGCCGGTGGACGTCGACATGAAGCAGCCGAACGGACTGGTGGGAACGAAGGACGGCAAAACGCTCTACGTGAGCGACATCGACGGTGGCAAGACCTACCGTTACCACATCGAGCCGGATGGCTCGCTCAGCCAGAAGCACCTCTTCTGCGAGCTCGGCTCCGACGGAATGACCCTCGACAACGAAGGAAACCTGTACCTAACTGGCCACGGCGTCACCGTCTTCGACAAGACCGGAAAGCAGATCGAGCACATCGACATCAAGGAAGGTTGGACCGCGAACATCACCTTCGCCGGCAAAGACCGCCATCTTCTCTTCATCACCGCCAGCAAAAGCGTTTATGGCCTGCGAATGCGGGTGCACGGCATTCAGTAGAGTCCACTAGATTCGGATTGGCGGATTATTCTTACTCGGGCGGACCGCCCGAGATACTCATGGGCGAGCCGCCCGTGCCACGGTACGGGGGTAGAATGTAGGTTCGCGGCGGCCCCTGCGCCCGCGAATCCCCCTTATGCTAAGAGCCGGTAACGTCGGCCTTCCGAACGTCGGAAAGTCGACTCTTTTTAATGCGGTCGTCGCCAATGCCAAGGCCCAAGCCGCCAATTTCCCTTTCTGCACCATCGAGCCGAACGTGGGCGTCGTAGCGGTGCCCGACAATCGCCTGAACGTGCTGGCCGGCATTACCGGCTCGATCGACACGATTCCGGCCCGGCTGGAATTCGTCGACATCGCCGGCTTGGTAAAGGGCGCGAGTCAGGGGGAAGGTCTTGGAAACCAGTTCCTGGCCAACATCCGCGAGGTGGACGCCATCGTGCACGTGGTCCGGTGTTTCGAGGACGACGACATCATCCATGTCGCCGGCTCGGTAGATCCCGAACGCGATATCGAGATCATCAATATCGAATTGGCGCTTGCCGACATGTCTCAGGCCGAGCGCCGGCTGGATAAGGCGCGCAAGGAGCTGCGCACGAAGAAAGAGGCCCAGGTCGAAGTCGACGCGCTCGAGAAGATCGTGCCGATGCTTCAAGAGGGGCTGCCGGCGCGGTTAGCGAATCTGACGGACGACGAGCGGTTCTCCATCCGCTCCTTGGGGCTACTGACGCTCAAGCCAGTGATCTACGCCGCCAACGTCTCGGAAGACGATCTTGCCGAGGGGAACGCCTACGTGGAGAAGGTTCGTGCAATCGCCGCCCATGAAGGCGCGCAAGTGGTCGTGATCTCGGCCCAAGTCGAATCAGAGTTGGCCGAGCTTCCGGAATCCGACCGAGCCGAATTCTTAGAGTCGCTGGGAGCGAAGGAAGGCGGTTTGGCGTCCCTCATCCGGGCAACCTACGATCTCCTAGGACTACAAACCTACTTCACCACCGGGCCGAAAGAAACGCGCGCCTGGACCATTACCAAGGGGATGACCGCCCCGCAAGCCGCGGGAGTCATTCACTCCGACTTCGAGCGAGGGTTCATCCGCGCCGAGACCGTCGCGTACACCAACCTTGTCCAGTCCGGCTCGATGGCGGCGGCGAAGGAGAAGGGTTTGGTCGGAAGCGAAGGGCGCGATTACGTGGTCCGAGAAGGGGACGTTATGCTGTTCCGCTTCAACGTCTAGCACCGCTATAGTAGTGACGTCGATCGTCGTGAAACCACATGCAGCCGCCCCCGCGGCTGCGCCCAAAAGACCCGACCCTGAGGATTGTACGAGCGTCTTAGGTCCCGCGCGCTCCCGGCGGACGCGACCTTCGATGAAGAATGGACCGGCCATGAATTCGATCGAGATAGGACCCCGGCTCTGTCTCTTCGGCCGACCCCGCCTCCTCGCCGGCGGGCGCGTTATCGACGGGTTTCTCACGAAGCGAAGCGCCTTCATCCTCGCCCGGCTCGCAATCTCGCATCAGCGGCAGATGTCGAGAGCCCAGCTTGCCGAAGTGCTCTGGCCGGAAGATGGGTACGACGCCAGCCGCCTGAGGCTCCGGCAAGAGCTCTCTCGCCTCAGAAAGGTGTTGGAAGAATACGAGGGAATCCTCGTAGCCACCGGCGAATTCATCCGGCTCGACACGACCGACTTCGAGCTCGACATCGAGGAGTTCGAGCGATGCGCCCGGGCCACCCGCGAAACCTCCGATCCTAAACGTCTCGAGTCCAACCTGCGAAGAGTGGTAGAGATCGGCTCCGAACCGTTCATGGCAGAAGCCGACGAGGACTGGATCCGCGTCGAGCGGATCCGCCTCAACGTCATCCGTTACGGCGCACTCGTCGACCTGGGGACGGCCCAGATTGAGGCTGGAAATCCCGAAGAGGCATTGGCGATGGCCCGCGATGCCATCACCATGGTTCCGGAGCGAGAGGGAGCCCATCTCTTGGCGGTTCGAGCCTTGGAAGATCTTGGCCATCGGGCGGACGCGCTTAGCCAGTTCGACATTCTTCGAAGCATCGTCAAAGACCGGCGAGGCGGACGCCTGTCGACCAATGCGGAAGGGGTGGCGGCATCGCTGGTCCCCACCCGCGCCGACCCCGCGGTGGGACTTAGATTCCAGTTCCCGGCCCCGGTCGAGCCGCTGTATGGGCGCGACGTTCAACTGCAGCAAGTCGTCGAGCGTCTCGACCCGTCCAACCCCGAAATTAGGCTCCTGAGCATCCTCGGCATGGGAGGGATCGGCAAGACCCACCTGCTTCGCCACTCATGCTCGAGGCTCTCGAGCCCCTACAGTGGACGTGTCGCCTTCGTCGATCTCTCGGATTTGGACGATTCGTCCCTCGTGCCCACCACGATCCTGCACTCGCTCGGTCTGGGATACGCCCCGACCGACGATCCGACGACCCGGCTGATCCGAGTTCTTTCCACGGCTCCGGTGCTTCTCGCCCTCGATAACCTGGAGCAATTCGGCCCGGCGATCGCCCCCCTCCTCCGCCGTCTCCTCAGCGAAGTGCCGGCATTGCGGATCCTGGCCGGGAGCCGCGTTGCGCTGCAGATATCGGGCGAATACCGCTTGACTCTTCCCCCACTTCCCCTCCCCCACGAATCGGCCGAACGGCAGGAGGCGGAGACCTCGCCGGCAATGCGGCTCTTCCTGAAGGCGGTAGAAGCGGATCAGATCGGCCCCGGCCTCCGGCGCGAGGACTGGCCCACGATCTCCAATATCGTCCGCCGCATGGAAGGGGTCCCGCTTGGGCTTCAGCTCGCCGCCTCGCGGATGCGAACGCTCGGCCCGGCCACACTTTTGCAGGATCTAGACGAAGGTTTGAACCTTCTGGTCAACCGTCGCGAGGACGCGCCGGAGCGTCACCGGAGCCTTCGAAACGCGGTCGTGGGCAGCTTCAGCTACCTGGACCCTAAGCTGCGCGAGGCGCTTGCTTCGCTCTCCGTGTTCCGCGGCGGCTGGACCCTGGACGCGGCGGAGCAAGTTTGCGGGATCGCCGATCCCACCCGGACGATGGAGCGGCTCATCGATGCCTCCCTGGTCTACATCGCCACCGAAGGGCCTCGAATTCGCTTCCGGATGCTGGAGACCATCCGCGAACATGCCATCGAGCTGCTTGACGAAAATAAGAGCGATCTTCTCAAGCAGCGAGTCGTGGCCTGGCTGGTCGACCGATCCCACCTCGTAGCCTCGGAGTTGGTGGGAGACGCGGTCCGGCAGGAGATCGACCGGCTGGTACCGGAAATCGACAACCTTCGGGAGGCGCTGACCTACTCCCTTGACCACGACATTGAGTCGGCTCTCATTTTTGGCGGCAACTTGCCATCCTTTTGGCTCTATCGAACCAACGGCTACGAAGCCCATCAGTTCTACATTCAGCTCTTCGAACGGTGTGGGGATGCTCCGCCTTCCCCGCCGCTCTTGCGCGCGGCCTACGGGTACGCGTTGATCGCGCATTTCCTTCAGACCCCTAACCGGCCGGAGGTCTACGAGCGCGGCCTAAGCATTGGCCGGCAAATCGGCAATCTGTCCTATGAAGTCAAACTTCGGGTTTTTCAGGCGTTCTTCGCCCAAAACTCGATCCAATACGACGAGTGCCGGGCGATCTTGGAGGGGATCGATCGATTCGTCGAGGAAAACGACGCCTTTGAAAGCGCCGGATTCGTGGATAGGATCAAGGGAATGTTCCTCCACTACCAGGGGCAGCCCGAACTCGCGATCAAGCATTTTCGAGACGCGACCTCTTGGTTCAACTCCCGCGGTGAGCTCTTCTACCAAGTTCGGACAAGGGTGAATTTTGCGCTTGCCGCCCTCGACGCCAGCGACATCGACCTGGCGCAAGCAGTACTCGCCGGGCTGGATGAGCAAGCCGCCGAGATCGGCTTCACGCTTCTGGTGCCCGCGATCGCCGTCGCCCAAGGGCGAACCGATCTCCTGCGGGGAAGACTGGACCAGGCGGTGAGCGCCTTCGAGAAGAGCATCTCGGGATGGCAAGAAATGGGATCGACTTTCCAGGAGGGGGATGTTTGGACCGCATTGGGCCGAACCTACCTGGAGCAGGGGCGTCTTGCTGAAGCCAACGCGGCGTTCGGCAACTCAGCAAGGCTTTGGAAAACCGGCTACCCAGTCGCGCTGGCGGTTGCCTTGTGCGGCCTTGCGGCGGTCCAGTACCGAATCGGAGAACCGGCCCGGGCGGCTCGGATGTTGGCGGTGACCCGCCGTGAATGGGCCGACGCGGGCGCGAAGTTGATACCATTTCACGCCGAGTTCGCTAATCGGTTAGAGGCCGACCTGTTGTCCACCTTAGGTATCGAAGCCTTGGAAACTCCGACGCTGACGCTGGAGGAGGCGGTTCTGCTAGGGCGATCGCTCCCGGATTAATACTCGGCATATGCTTCGTCGACATAGCAGTACAGCCATCTCTCGCCAGGCTCGGCCGATGCGGCGACCGGGTGATTCTCGGCAGCGGCATGGCGGCTCGCATGGCGATTGGGTGAAGAGTCGCAACAGAGCGTCGCTCCGCACGTTTGGCAGGTGCGAAGGTGCACCCAGTGGGAGCCAATCTTGAGGCACTCCTCGCAGGCGTGCGCCTTGGGCGTCTTCAGCTCTTCGAGCTGTTGGATATGGGCGCAGATAGTGGCTTTCATTTTCTGAATCGTAGCATCGGCAGGGGATCAGAAGTCGCCCTTGGTCGTCAATACTTGCATGCCAAAACTGCGCGCCACGCTCATCAATTGCTCCTTGAAGGGAGCGAATGAAAAGTCGAGCACTCAGGCGATGTTGAACAAGGTGATCGAGGTTTTGGAGAGGCGCGGAGTCGAATGCAAGACGATCCGGGCAGTCGAGGCGGGGATCAAGTTTGGCGTGGAGAGCGATATGGGGCCGGGTGACGGATGGCCGCCGATCCGGCAGCAAATCCTTGACTCGCAGATTCTGGTGATCGGCACCCCAATCTGGCTAGGAGAGCGGTGCTCGGTATGCCAGATGGTGCTCGAGCGGATGGACGCGATGCTCAACGAGACGAACGAGCAGGGACAGCTTCCGCTGTACAACAAGGTGGCGGGGGTCTGCGTGGTGGGCAATGAGGACGGGGCGCAGAACGTAGGGGCCGGCGTTCTCTACAACCTTATGCAATTCGGCGCGACGATCCCTCCCAACGCCGAGGCGTATTGGGTCGGTCCGGCCGGTGGCCAAGACGATTTCGTCGACGTCGCCCAGGACGACAAATATGTCCGCAAGCTTGTGAGCTACTTGGGCAATAACCTCGTTTTGATCGCGCGAATGCTCCAAGACAACCCGATCCCGGCGGAAGGGAATCGGTCCGAAAAGTAATTCGGGAGGTTCGTCTCGTGTATCGGCCCCTCGAGGTGGGGGACGTGGCATGCTATTGGGGAATGACGATCCTTTCCCGCATCCAAACCCCGGCCGGCCTCCGGTGGACGCTCGACGGCCGATCTCTTCCGTCCGGTTTGAGCTTATCGTTCTTGCTTGGCATGGGACGCGAAGAGATGATGCGGGTTCTTACCGCGCTTCCAACCGAAGAGCTGGATGGCACTGCGGTTGCTCCGATCGAGCCGACTCAAGAGGTGTGGGCGAGCGGCGTGACGTACTTGCGAAGCAGTGTGGAGCGGCAGGCGGAGTCCTCGGTCGCCGACGTGTATGCCAGGGTCTATGAGGCGGCGCGGCCGGAAATCTTTTTCAAGACGCTTGGTCGGCGAGTCGTCGGTCCGGGAGGAAAGATCAGGATTCGCCGCGACAGCGACTGGAACGTGCCCGAGCCCGAGCTCGTGCTCGTCATCAATCGGTCTGGCGAGATCGTCGGCTACACGGCGGGCGACGATGTGTCGAGCCGAAGCATCGAAGGGGAGAACCCGCTCTACCTACCCCAAGCGAAGACCTATGACGGCTCTTGCGCGATGGGACCCGGCATCGTTCTTGCTGCGGACGATGAGCTTGGCGACGTGCCGATCCACTTGTCGGTCGAGCGGGCGGGATCGAAGATCTTTGCGGGCGACGCCCGCACTTCGCAAATGAAGCGCTCGTTCGCAGACCTAGTTTCATATCTTGTCCGAGAAACGACGTTCGACGACGGGGTCTTCCTCTTTACCGGTACCGGCATCGTCCCCTCGCAGGATTTCACGTTGCTGCCCGGCGATGACGTGACGATCGCGGTAGGGGACGTCACCCTGCGGAACGCGGTCTCCTAGTGCTTGCAACCACGAACCAGCCTCGAGGGTAATCAGTCCTACTGGACTGACTACCCTTGGAGAGCAAATATGAAAGCACCTATCGCCCTTGCAGCAACCTTGGTCATCGGCACGTCTCTTGTTGCGGCCCCGTCGCCGGTTCAGGCGCAGACGACCGTTCGACATCACCATCATCATCATCGCCTGGCGACCATCGCCACTGGAGTCGGTGCGTATGCGCTGGCCAAGCACAGCCACCACGGTTTCTTCCACAAGCACCCGATTTTGACCGGCGCCGCCGCGGCTTGGGCGATGCATCACCACCTCAAGCACAAGCACCATTAAGCGTCGCGACGTAGCATCGGCCGGGAGCCGATGCTACGATAGACTCGTTGCCAAACCCTGACCTGTACGACGTCGCCACAACCTCTCCCGGTCCCCTGGGGGAACTGCCGCTGACGGCGGAGATGCTGCTGGATCGCCCTTCGGGCGATCTGTTCGGTCTCTCTCAAGACGCCGGAATGGGGTGGGATCCGGCGAAGCTGGGCGGGAACGAATTTCTGATCCTCTCCACTCTGGGCGGACTTCGGGATGTCGACGGGAAACCGATCGCCCTCGGCTACCACACCGGACACTGGGAAGTCGGGCTCTTGGTGCGCGAGTGCGCGGAGGAGTTGGCGCGGCAAGGGGCGATCCCGTTCGCGGGCTTCGTGTCCGATCCGTGCGACGGCCGGACCCAGGGGACGACCGGGATGTTCGACTCCCTCCCGTACCGAAACGACGCCGCGGTCGTTCTGCGGCGCTTGATTCGCTCGCTCCCCAATCGTCGCGGCGTGATCGGGGTAGCCACCTGCGACAAGGGGCTGCCCGCAATGATGATGGCCCTGGCGGCGATGCGCGATTTACCGTGCGCCATCGTGCCCGGAGGAGTCACACTACCTCCCGCCCATGGCGAGGACGCGGGCAAGATCCAGAGCATCGGGGCTCGATTCTCGCACGGGTTGATCACCTTGAAAGAAGCCGCCGAAGCAGGTTGCCGAGCGTGCGCGACTCCCGGCGGAGGGTGTCAATTCTTCGGGACCGCCGCGACCGCCCAAGCGGTAGCCGAGGCGCTGGGAATGACGGTGCCCCACGCGGCGCTGGCGCCGAGCGGGCAGCCGATCTGGCTGGAGATCGCCACGCGAACCGCCTTGGCGATGCTGGAGCTCGACCGAAACGGGATCGACGGCAAACGGATCCTCACCGATAAGGCGATCGAGAACGCGATGCTCGTCCATGCGGCGTGCGGTGGCTCGACTAACCTCCTCATCCACATCCCCGCCATCGCCCACGCAGCGGGGCTTCGCCGGCCGACGGTGGAAGACTGGAGCCGGGTGAACCGCATGGTTCCGCGCCTAGTGGACGTTCTGCCGAATGGTCCGGCCGACCACCCGACGGTGCGTCTGTATCTGGCCGGCGGTGTCCCCGAGGTGATGCTTCACCTGCGACGAATGGGCGTGCTAAACACCGACTGCCTTACCGTAAGCGGGAAAACGGTGGGCGAAAACCTGGACGAGTGGGAAGGCTCCGAGCGGCGGCAACGGGTTCGCCAAGTTCTCGTCGAAAAGGACGGGGTGGATCCGGACGACGTAATCTCCTCACCCGACCAGGCGGCCGCGAAGGGGCTCACGCGCACCCTTTGTTTTCCGGTGGGAAATCTTGCGCCGGAGGGGAGCGTCATCAAAGCGACCTCGATCGATCCGTCCGTGGTAGGGGACGACGGCGTGTATCGCAAGCGCGGGCCGGCGAAGGTTTTCACGAGCGAGCACGCGGCAATTGCCGCGATCAAATCGGGCGGAGTCAAAGCCGGTGACGTGATCGTGCTCACTTGTTGTGGCCCGCTCGGGACCGGGATGGAGGAGACGTATCAGCTTACGAGCGCGTTGAAATACCTTCCTTTTGGAAAGGAGGTCGCGTTGATCACGGATGCGCGATTCTCCGGCGTCAGCACGGGGGCATGCATCGGGCACGTCGGCCCCGAGGCGTTGGCGGGAGGGCCGATCGGGTGCGTTCGCGATGGCGATACGATCGAAATCATCGTCGATCGTATCCACATGACGGCGACGGTGAACGTCGTCGATCCGCCGGATTTTACGTCGCGCCCGTCGCGCGACGACCTGTCGTCGCACCCACTCCTGCCCGACGACACCCGCCTCTGGGCCGCCCTCATCACCGCCAGCGGCGGCCTCTGGGGCGGGTGCGTCTACGACGTTGAGGCGATTATCGGCAAGCTCAGTGGCACTGGCTTCTAGCCAGTGGATCCCAAGGGCATCCTGCCCTTGGCCTGTTCACACGACCGGTACGGTCGTAGGGTTCATCGGCTGGGAGCCGATGCTACGTTCACGACCAGGATGGTCGTGATACACACGGGCTGGAAGCGCCGTGCCACGTCTAGCCGTGGCCTCCGTGGGCGGAGACGATCATCGTTTCGAATCGCTTCCGCTGATCCGGGTCGAGATGGGCTTCGATCTGGGCGGAGGCGGATTTGAGAAGCTCGCTAGCCTTTTTCTGACGTTCCTTCGAAGTTAGTTTAGGATCGTTGAAGAGCGACGACATCTTCTCCTGCACATCGTCGACGACCTTCGACACCGCCGAGCGCTGGGCGGGGTTAAGGTTCAACCCGGCGGTGAGCTTGTCGGTCATTCCCCGCGACTGCGAAACTTTCGGTCGGTGCTCGCTCCCGTGCAAAGCGGTGTGACGCGGAGAGGCGAGATAGATGGCGCCGACGGAGCCGCAAATCGCCAATAGGGCGAGGAGAACGACGAGAGATTTCTTCCGGTGGTTGTTCATGCTATTTCTCGTTATCGAAAGTGGTGTTCGCCAAGAACCACGCCACGATTTGGGTGCAGTCCGACGACTCGGGCGCGCTGCAGTAGCTCGTTAGATCGGTGGGCGAAAGCGTGTCTCCCTCTCCGATTTCGTGAGTCCGCGCCTTATTGCCGACGACGTATTGATCGGGGCGGGTGACCCCGTGGCGCTGGGCAAGCGATTTGCAGTGGCCGTCCGCATAAACGTAGTTGAGCCGGCCCGAGTGGCGCGCCGACCCGGCGCCGTTCCACTGCTCGAAGACCGCCAAGCGATACTCCTCGGTCGACCAAGTATCGCCGTAGAGAAAGGTCGTGGAGGGGGCCGTTAGCTCCGAACCCGGCTTTCCGGGCAGGATGAAGTCGTGGATCCCGGGCGCCGGCATCACCGGCTTTAAGAGACCGATCCCGTCGTCCCAGGGGTTGTAGAAACCCCAGTTGTAGCCGTATCCATAGCAGCGGCCCTGCCCTCCGTCAAGGTTCATGCAACCGGCGTCGGCACGGCCGGGGCAGTAGAAGATTTCGTCGGATCCGGCGTACCGCTGAAGCTGATTCCGCACCGGACTGCCGTAGGTCCCTTCGCTCACGTAGGCGGGCTGGTAGGCATCGTCGTGGTCTGCCAGGTACAGCGCTTCCGCGTTGCCGAGCTGCCGCAGGTTCGACGCGCACGTCGTTTTCTTGGCGGCCTCCTTGGCCTGCGCGAAGACCGGAAACAGAATCGCGGCCAGGATGGCGATAATCGCAATCACCACCAGTAATTCGATAAGGGTAAACCCCCGTCTTGTCATCTTTAACTCACCTTGCCCTCCCGATTCGGGCGGCAAGGAAGATCATCCCGCTAAGAAATGAACGA
This window encodes:
- a CDS encoding fumarylacetoacetate hydrolase family protein, with translation MTILSRIQTPAGLRWTLDGRSLPSGLSLSFLLGMGREEMMRVLTALPTEELDGTAVAPIEPTQEVWASGVTYLRSSVERQAESSVADVYARVYEAARPEIFFKTLGRRVVGPGGKIRIRRDSDWNVPEPELVLVINRSGEIVGYTAGDDVSSRSIEGENPLYLPQAKTYDGSCAMGPGIVLAADDELGDVPIHLSVERAGSKIFAGDARTSQMKRSFADLVSYLVRETTFDDGVFLFTGTGIVPSQDFTLLPGDDVTIAVGDVTLRNAVS
- a CDS encoding prepilin-type N-terminal cleavage/methylation domain-containing protein, producing MTRRGFTLIELLVVIAIIAILAAILFPVFAQAKEAAKKTTCASNLRQLGNAEALYLADHDDAYQPAYVSEGTYGSPVRNQLQRYAGSDEIFYCPGRADAGCMNLDGGQGRCYGYGYNWGFYNPWDDGIGLLKPVMPAPGIHDFILPGKPGSELTAPSTTFLYGDTWSTEEYRLAVFEQWNGAGSARHSGRLNYVYADGHCKSLAQRHGVTRPDQYVVGNKARTHEIGEGDTLSPTDLTSYCSAPESSDCTQIVAWFLANTTFDNEK
- a CDS encoding YjhG/YagF family D-xylonate dehydratase, which translates into the protein MDSLPNPDLYDVATTSPGPLGELPLTAEMLLDRPSGDLFGLSQDAGMGWDPAKLGGNEFLILSTLGGLRDVDGKPIALGYHTGHWEVGLLVRECAEELARQGAIPFAGFVSDPCDGRTQGTTGMFDSLPYRNDAAVVLRRLIRSLPNRRGVIGVATCDKGLPAMMMALAAMRDLPCAIVPGGVTLPPAHGEDAGKIQSIGARFSHGLITLKEAAEAGCRACATPGGGCQFFGTAATAQAVAEALGMTVPHAALAPSGQPIWLEIATRTALAMLELDRNGIDGKRILTDKAIENAMLVHAACGGSTNLLIHIPAIAHAAGLRRPTVEDWSRVNRMVPRLVDVLPNGPADHPTVRLYLAGGVPEVMLHLRRMGVLNTDCLTVSGKTVGENLDEWEGSERRQRVRQVLVEKDGVDPDDVISSPDQAAAKGLTRTLCFPVGNLAPEGSVIKATSIDPSVVGDDGVYRKRGPAKVFTSEHAAIAAIKSGGVKAGDVIVLTCCGPLGTGMEETYQLTSALKYLPFGKEVALITDARFSGVSTGACIGHVGPEALAGGPIGCVRDGDTIEIIVDRIHMTATVNVVDPPDFTSRPSRDDLSSHPLLPDDTRLWAALITASGGLWGGCVYDVEAIIGKLSGTGF